Proteins from a genomic interval of Medicago truncatula cultivar Jemalong A17 chromosome 3, MtrunA17r5.0-ANR, whole genome shotgun sequence:
- the LOC11408506 gene encoding eugenol synthase 1 — MEANKSRILVFGGTGYIGKYMVKASISLGYPTLVYTRPINSQTPTSKIQLCKEFSSIGVTLVEGELEHNQIVAVIKQADIVICTFAYPQVMEQLKIIEAVKVAGNIKRFLPSDFGVEEDRVKPLPPFQGFLDKKRKIRREIEASGIPYTFVSANCFGAYFVNFLLHPYENKKDIMVYGTGETKAVLNYEEDVAMYTIKVANDPRAHNRIVVYRPLKNFITQNELISLWELKNGQILNKVFAPEEDIVKLSQILPPPHNIPVSILHSVFVQGDLVNFELEEDDLEASQLYPNYNYMSIDQLLDKFLVDPPPPASASFE, encoded by the exons atggaggctAATAAGAGTAGGATTCTTGTATTTGGTGGAACTGGTTACATAGGAAAGTATATGGTGAAGGCAAGCATATCTTTAGGTTATCCAACTTTGGTGTATACTCGACCTATTAATTCACAAACACCTACCTCCAAGATACAACTTTGCAAGGAATTCAGTTCCATAGGAGTAACACTTGTGGAG GGAGAACTTGAGCATAATCAAATTGTGGCAGTTATTAAACAAGCAGACATTGTGATATGTACTTTTGCTTATCCTCAAGTGATGGAGCAACTCAAAATTATTGAAGCTGTCAAAGTTGCTGGTAATATTAAG AGATTTCTTCCATCGGATTTTGGTGTGGAAGAAGATAGAGTAAAACCTCTTCCTCCATTCCAAGGTTTCCttgataagaaaagaaaaattagaaggGAAATTGAAGCATCTGGGATTCCTTATACTTTTGTCTCTGCAAATTGTTTTGGGGCatattttgtgaatttcttgcttCATCCGTATGAGAACAAGAAGGATATTATGGTCTATGGCACCGGTGAAACTAAAG CGGTACTAAATTATGAAGAGGATGTTGCTATGTACACAATAAAAGTGGCAAATGATCCAAGAGCACACAATCGCATTGTTGTGTATCGACCTTTGAAGAATTTTATAACACAAAATGAGTTGATATCACTATGGGAGCTTAAAAATGGTCAAATCCTTAACAAAGTTTTTGCTCCAGAAGAAGATATTGTCAAGCTATCACAAA TTTTACCCCCTCCACACAATATACCAGTTTCCATTCTTCATAGTGTATTTGTTCAAGGGGACCTTGTGAACTTTGAGCTAGAGGAAGATGACCTTGAAGCTTCACAACTATATCCTAATTATAATTACATGTCCATTGATCAACTTCTTGATAAATTTTTGGTTGATCCTCCACCCCCTGCATCTGCTTCCTTTGAATGA